From the Parcubacteria group bacterium genome, the window GAGAAACATCTCTTGCGAAAGTTCTTTTTGTTTTTTGATAAATGCGTGCAACGCCAAAACAGATGCTTTCTTTGCATTTTCTTTTGCTAAAAAAAAAGTGTACAAACCTTGCATGCTTGGTGCATGTCGATATGCGTCAAGCAATGTGATCGCATCATCAATATCAACGCGGGAAAGATCCGACAGCAGCAGTGCGGCGAGATTTTGATCATTTAGCGGATCATCAATCACCGTGAGAAGTGTGATCAATTTTTTAATATCATTGTCTTGCAGTGCATTTTGTCTAGTGATGAGGTCAAAAGGGATATTCAGTTTTTCAAAGACCTCTTTGATATATATTACATTGTGATGTTCTCTATAAAAAACGGCAATATTGGAAGCCTCGACACCACGCTCCAATTTACTTTTGATATCTTCTGCGATAGAAATAAGTTCATCCTTATATGTCTTAAAACGAATGACGCGAATGTGCGCATCCTCTTTTTTTATCGCGGTCAACTCTTTGTGATTTTTATCACTATCGCCACTGCTAATGAGCGTATGAGCTTCATCCAAAATGCCCTGTGCACTGCGATAATTATCTTCCAATTTGATCACGATCGCCTTTGGATATTTTTTTTCAAACCGCAAAAAATTCTCCACGCTCGCCCCCTGAAAACGATAGATCGCCTGTTTGTCATCACCAACCGTAAAAAGATTTGGACTGTCCCCAATATACAGCTGATCGGTCAATGCTTCAATGATACGATTTTGCCCATCATTTGTGTCCTGATGTTCATCCACCAATATATAGTGATATTGTTCCCGCAAAATCGATGCAAATTCTTCATTTTTTTCCGCAACAATAATAAATTGCATGATCATATCAGCAAAATCATAAAGACCCTCTTCTTGCAAATATTGCTGATATGCGCGATATATTTTTTCTAATTCTCTATTTTTTTCAACCGGATGCAATACACCGATCTTTAAATCACCTTTTCTATTGTTCTTTGTCGCACGTTTGAAATATGATTCTGGATCCGCCAGAATGGCTTTTTCCTGCAAATCAATACGCACGAGAAAATCATCCGGTGAGACACCCTCTCGTTTTAACTGATCAATCGCCCACAAAATGTCCTTGGTATAATGATGATCACTGGCAAATGTGGTCAGTACCGCAAAATCATTTTCTGAAAGAATTTTTTCCACAATATGGATCCTCTCAATTTCTGACGCAACATGTGCATATGCAATTGCCGGAAAATAATCTGCAAAACGCGCAATATGATCTTCACAAAAACTATGAAACGTACAAATATTCACCCGATAGGCATCTTCCGCACCGATAAACATTGCCAAACGCGCACGCATTGCCATAACACCAGCGTTTGTAAATGTCAGTGCCAAAATATTTTCCGGTTCAATCCCAGCTCCAGAACTGCGAAGAATATTGGCAATACGCAACGTTAATATCTGCGTTTTGCCCGTCCCCGGTCCGGCAATGACAATTACAGGTCCTTCAATCGTATCAACAGCTTTTTTTTGTTGTACATTGAGAAGCTCATATTGCTCATTAAATGCATGAACAAAATCATTCTTATTTTTCTTCATATTCCGCTTCTTTTATTTCATTCACTTTTGTCACATTTCGCTTGAACAAATGTCCGAGATCAATACCAAAATATGCCAATGAGGATAAAAGAAGCGTTGTGGCTGTTACCTCATCCACATTACCTATCAACGGAATATTATCAGGTAATATTTCAAAAAGGCCTGCAGTCGGATTGATCAAATACAGAAAAGCCAATACACCAATAATGCCAACGATGATCGATTTCATAAAAACAATGATTATACTCTTATGCTAATCATCATACCGCATAACACAAAAAATCAAAAGCAATCGCTTTTTTGAATAATGCAAGTACATATACTAAACACTTACAAAGCGATCATCTCAGCATCTCGTTGTGATTTTACAATATTGATAAATTTAAATTCTCGTAACAACATAAAGCCAAAACGTGAAAAAATGACCGCAAAAAACTTTCCGATAGTAGCTAAAGATAAAACAATGAGAAAGAAGATTGCCGTAAAAAATTCTGCCCGATGATCAAAAAGAAAATCATTTGACATGATCAAATGCTGTAATTGCATAGAGATCAGTTCCGATATTACACAGGAGGCCAATTCATCACCGCGAACTTCCCGTCCAATTTTTTCTGATATACCGCTTTTAATATCTTCTATTGCTTGTGCCTCTATATTGTTCTGCACCTTTTCGATCGCGATACCCATGCTACCGGCCCACCGTACGATCATACCTTGATCCTCTACTGAAACCCCTGCATTTTTATTTTCTTTGGTATATACATCACGAATTATGAGCAGGAGAAAATTATCTACCGTCATTGTATCAAGCGTGATATTTTCGACATTACTTTTTTTGATGACCATATCAGTAAGCACATTAATGATCTTTATGTGCTCATTTGCATCAAAAACATAGTTTTCATTGCCTTTCAACAAAAAATAATATTGACTTGTCACGACACAGACCATCGCAAATCCAACATAAAAGATCCCGCTCCGCACGATCGTCTTCATGTCAATCATCAAAAGGTTAAAAAGCGTATATCGCATTGTGAGCAATCCATACATGGCAACAAAAACCATTACGATCACAACCACAATGTGCCCCAATGTCGGTGTAAAGATTATGCTTGGCAAGAAAGCGATGAAAACGATCGGTGAAATTAATTTTTTAACCCCAACCGTTACAGCAAAAATGGACAATAATGCAGCAAAGATCGTTGCGCTAAAAAATGGCACGAGCCATGCGCTTTGAGATTCTCCATTCATCGCGCGCGTCACGATCAGAAAGAAAATCGCTCCACAGGCCGTGATCAAAACAGCAAATACCATATCGATCGTGCGTATTTTTTTTGGATTCATTCCTTCTGCCGCACCCATAATTTTTTATTTTCTAAGTCTTTTTTTAATTTTTTTCCCCTGTACCAGTGCGGTACAGGGCACAGCCCTGTTGCCGAATGGTACGGGGCACAACCCTCTTCCCAAATTAGCACAAGACAAGCCATTCTATAATTCCTACTCCCACTCCCCAACTCCTACCCCCTAATTGTAATACCC encodes:
- a CDS encoding ATP-dependent DNA helicase, encoding MKKNKNDFVHAFNEQYELLNVQQKKAVDTIEGPVIVIAGPGTGKTQILTLRIANILRSSGAGIEPENILALTFTNAGVMAMRARLAMFIGAEDAYRVNICTFHSFCEDHIARFADYFPAIAYAHVASEIERIHIVEKILSENDFAVLTTFASDHHYTKDILWAIDQLKREGVSPDDFLVRIDLQEKAILADPESYFKRATKNNRKGDLKIGVLHPVEKNRELEKIYRAYQQYLQEEGLYDFADMIMQFIIVAEKNEEFASILREQYHYILVDEHQDTNDGQNRIIEALTDQLYIGDSPNLFTVGDDKQAIYRFQGASVENFLRFEKKYPKAIVIKLEDNYRSAQGILDEAHTLISSGDSDKNHKELTAIKKEDAHIRVIRFKTYKDELISIAEDIKSKLERGVEASNIAVFYREHHNVIYIKEVFEKLNIPFDLITRQNALQDNDIKKLITLLTVIDDPLNDQNLAALLLSDLSRVDIDDAITLLDAYRHAPSMQGLYTFFLAKENAKKASVLALHAFIKKQKELSQEMFLVEFFENLIRESGFLPLILSRKDHISTLEKLGRLFDELKECVMQREGFALHDLIIYLDTFEKYGLSMDVVRNAHGRGVQLMTAHGSKGLEFEHVYITNVVHGLWGGKKKKERFQLPIDTCEGDMEDERRLFYVAITRAKKSLTITYAQHDHAGREKSPSLFISDLSADLIDMETPMSAQYDIFFLPRMSQALSLVSVEFIRDKFLQTPLSATALNNYYDSPLKYFFRNLVRLPSVQSKTMIKGSIMHAALEKFFVLSKSRGAILSEDELIAQFERMINVMRVPREYSAAIKKSSVEALRGYYKKYAQEFTINVELEKKITGIPFTLDDGNEILLTGVVDKMELLPDGTVVVVDYKSGKPWSKKKKEERIALKRQVVFYKLLLDRYHDGQYNMTAGLLDFIEPHPQTHAYEREKILVSVEDVVQIKKEINNFAQDILSGNFLKREIDHKYGDHIVEEYITLLNVLTCAKE
- a CDS encoding DUF1232 domain-containing protein; amino-acid sequence: MKSIIVGIIGVLAFLYLINPTAGLFEILPDNIPLIGNVDEVTATTLLLSSLAYFGIDLGHLFKRNVTKVNEIKEAEYEEK